The Musa acuminata AAA Group cultivar baxijiao chromosome BXJ3-6, Cavendish_Baxijiao_AAA, whole genome shotgun sequence region ACTGGTCTTTTCTAACTAGGATGATCTTACAAGAATCCCATAATTGTCTTTGTCATCCTCCAGCATTTTGTCCAGCAAGCTATTTTGGTTGAATTTTCCCCTTGACCAGCGATTTAAAAACCAGCTTAGAAGAGACGTTTGAAATATTGGAAGCAATTTGTgtatgaaagaatttttttttgatgcACCATGTGGATCAGTTCTCGAGATTTCTGTGAAATTTGTTATTTGGAGAATCGGCTGAAGGGTTAAGGTTGTTGTTAGGGCTttcggctttgttgttgttgttgaaccAGCTGAAAGGATTTCAAACAACATAATAGAGGCTATAGGATATCAACAAGTTAGCACTTAAAAAACTAACGTGATACATCTGTGTGTTCAAGTTGTGGATGGTGTCTAGTCTAAGAATAATTCGTTTGAATGCTCTGCAAATTCACATATTGTAACACGTGGACAccaaattggttgttatcattacTTGTTTGGTAAATATTATACTGTAATATGCCTCATCAATATTATTCTATTCTTAATGTATTTGCAAACTACTTAGTGCACTATTGGCTGAAGCATTTTCTCTTACGTGTTGCAGACACACCCACAATGTTTCTTTCAAACTTGATGTGACAGGTCTTTGTGTCATTGATCAATGAAGATTGTGTTACTTgtcttttattttctctttctgTACTTATTATATGCTCGTCTGTGATTATCATAAATACCTTAGAAGAATACAACACTTCAGCCCACACTGTTATGCtgaaaataaggaaaaaaaagtgTAAAGACAGACCGGTAGCACTGAATTTCTTTCTTCACAATGCAGGGAAAGCCAAAAGTTGAAGAAAGTGGACCTGGTATGACCACTGGAATGATTTTGTCTTTGCGTGAAAGGTACAATTAAAAACAATACATGCTGTTTTTTTCTCATGATAGTTCCATCACTCTTTTAATTTGATACTTTATTAGCTTGCAGAACTGTAAAGATAATCTTGCAACATGCCAGGTACGTTATTGTATGCAGACAAGAAGATACGCTTTGGTCTTATAGTTTCTTACATAACTTTCCTGTAGTGGAAATAAATTTCTATGCTTCATTTTGTTGTCATTTGTCTCATTTAAACCATGCATAAGGTATCTTCTATTGGTTTATCTTGTTGAACATCGTATAAGAAATTTCAACTAACTAGATTCCAAGAATTTTCTTGGTTGTGTATGTTTAGGGCATAAATTTTTTATTCAGCTATATGCTAGATTTCTCCATGAGTTCAGTTTTAACTTCCAATCTGAATTCTACTAATAAGTGAATTTAAAACTGAATCTTATGCTATAGTCCATAACGTGTACTAGGATTTATGGTTGGCCTAATTTGGTTCTGAACAGAGTAAATATTATATGGTTTGTTTTATCTAACCACATGGTTTACTAAAATTAGGTGATATGCTAACTACACAGTTTATTTTGTGTTCAGAagataatatttaataaaatggTAAACATTTGGCCAACACTAGATATTTGTCTCAGTGAGCATTCTTGGAAATTATTTTGCATTATCAGGAAGAGCTAGAAGCTGCTAAATCAGAGATTCAAAAGTGGCATTCTGCATTTCAGAATGGACCAGCTACACCTGCTGGCACATCTCCAGGTTTGTATCTTCTTCATAATAAGTTTGTTCCTTGGGTTAAGAATTAAGATATTGAGACCCCATCTTGGTTTTGTAAATGTAGAGCCTGGGTTGGTGCTAACTTATCTCCAGAATTTGAAGTCCTCTGAGGAGTCTTTAAAAGAGCAGGTTGGTTGAATGTTTCCTTTTACATAATCTTCTTGCACTACCACTACTGATGCCATCTATTGCTTCCAGCTAGAGAAAGCCAAGAAAAAAGAGGCTGCATTCATAGTTACTTTTGCAAAAAAAGAGCAGGAAATTGCTGATCTCAAGGTAACTCTGTTTCTTCTATATTCTATGTTGTAATAATGAGCTTCAATTATATTAATGTAGTTTCATTTTTACGCTGTTATATGCTACTCATAATACATAAAACCAATCAAGTGATTATTTGGTGAACCCATCAGCAGATTTTCTTAGCTGCTGCAGTAAGCTTTATTGTTACGCTAGATCTTCTTTACCTCTACTTCCCCCATAGTGTAACGTTTATTAGCTTTAACCTGTTACTACTCGTTGGAAAAATAACAATAATGCATGTATGATATTTTGGAACACATTCCTTTATGACATGGAAGACCACGTAAGGATCGGGTAATATCTCATCAATTCCTCTTTATCTGTCGCTAGAGATCAAAGATCAATCAAGTGCTTCATGCACAAAATCATTCCTCTTGTTCGAGGAAGAGAGTAAATTTTATGGTTATAAGCGTCTGCAGGGAACTACATAACTTTTGTTTGCTACTTCAATTGGAAGAAAACTTTGATCTTTGTAAATTTTTTCTATGTTTGAATCTCGGCTTGCTATATGGCGGAAAATAATCTTTATAACCGACCCCAAATATGGGGACAATTATGGCTTCTTATTGTTTGTTCCTGTCTCATTGTGTTTATTATTATCTCTTTCCGCTTACAAGACAATTTTAACTGGAAATTTCTGGATCAGCTTTTGCATGTCTCATGTGGGACTCTTTAGCTAGTTGTTCACTTTGTTCATATTATGTTTCTTTACATTCTTATTTTCAGAAATAACTCGACATATTTTTGTTTATCTTTTAGTATCATCCTCCAAGACTGTCTTTCAATGCTATATGAAATTAttgcataaaaaagaagaaaaataggtGTTACTTGGTTATTCCACATAATATCTGTTAACTTGTGTAGTTGTAAAAACTATTAATGGCACCTCCTTTGTGGTAGTCTTGAACTGTCTAGTTTATTGTCTTGGGGTGAAGTTTTTTGCACTCAACCTGATCTTCTGaatcatttttttaattctaAATATCTAGTCTGCAGTTCGAGACTTGAAGACACAGTTAAGGCCACCATCGATGCAGGTATGAGTGCCAAGTTTTTCCTTTTTACTAATGTATACCTGAATGGTTCACCTATAAATTGAAATACCTATTGGTCTTGGATTGAAAGACACTGAAGATGTCTGAATGCACTGTTCTCAGATTGTAATCTGAATGAAAGAGCAAcctgtcactgacgtcaactcatCGATATAGAATCACTAAGATTGGATGCTTTAGTAAGAGAATGTAATTCCATTAAATGCTGTTACATAACTGAACCTTGGGATATTCAATAACATTTAATATTGAAGTCCACTATAATATAAGTTtgaatcaagtataactttaggtTGGTTTAGTTTGTAGGTGGTTAGAGATGTGGATAAGGACCTGTAATGCATTCCAAAGTTTGTCAAACTAACAGGTTTGTGCAGTGATGGGCTTGTGATGTCTAACTATCACAGAATATTCTTTTCGACTTCTATGATGAGAACTACATTCCAGTTTTTAGTCATTTGGTGACCTTAAAAACCTTACTTCACAACTGGTTATATATTACTGCACAGTTGAAGATGGATTAAGAAAACATCTAGGATGTACTCATTTCAAGAAACACAAGATTCTAGCAACTACATTTAGTAGCATTGTCCAGAGTCACCTTACTGACAGATCGAGTTCTATACATTTTTTTAGCATCTTATGAAAACTGAAGTGTGTAAACAGTGATCCATGTTTGTTTGGACTTTGGAGAATGTACTCATGACTGGAGTTTATATGGAAGCGAGCAATTTCAGCTGTTTGGCTACTGGAAGTATGGCCAATATCAGGAACCTTAGTTCTCGAACTTGACTTTGTCTGTTTCTATAAATGGGAAGACCAAGTAGATTTAGCTGGTACATGAAGATCAAGCAATTTGGCTGAAATCAATgtcaaaaaataatatcgtccCTTTGCCAGATTGTGGGAAAGAGTGAGAAATGAGGATGGATTTTCAGTAAGGTAAAACAATTTTAACAAGGAGAGATTTTGAGTAATTTGCAAGAATGAGACTATAGCTCTGATCATTCTTGTCCTCCAACAATGAACAATAATAGTAGACATTTAAGAATGTAGTGCATCCTATGTTCTTAAAAGAGACTCATCTTCACAAGGTATATTTTTAGATCAGTTAACGACAAAAAATGTAACTCCTTTAAGTACTTTGGACACGTATGCTTTGCCGATTTCATCCTCTTTCTTTTTGTGACCTTTGTTCATTGTACTTATGTGACTTAATTCTTGTTTTATTTGGTtatgaaaatattatttcttgcatCTAAATATTTTTTTGCTGGGCTTGGGAAAATCTCTTGTTTCCAGTACACGTTGATGTTCCCTGTTGGGCTAGTTGTTAAAGCAGTCATGGGCTCTTCATTTTATGTGTCATCAGCTTAGAAGTTGGTTCACTTTGGAAATGTTTATTACTGTGGTATTTTGTGTTATGTTCTTTAACAGACAAGGAAGTTGCTACTTGATCCAGCCATTCATGAAGAGTTCACACGGTTGAAGGTGTGTAACAATTATTTTTTTCAGCTGCTTTTTTCTGTTTTATGATACTAGATGTTAGATCGTTTTCTTCTTGATATATTCCCACCACCATGTTGTTtgttttcttgcttttaatttttcttatcaATATTGATCTTTTTTCTGTTGGATCAATGGTTTTGAAAATACCCAATTTATCTTATAAGCTTAATATCTTTTATTGGTCTATCATACTTATGTTGCTTTATGTATCAGAATTTGgttgaagagaaggagaagaaaattAAAGAATTGCAAGACAATCTTGCTGCGGTCAATTTTACTGCATCCAGCAAGCTTGGAAAAATGCTAATGGCAAAGTGTAGAACATTGCAAGAGGAGAATGAGGAGATTGGAGCGATGGCATCAGAGGGAAAAGTAATGCAATCTTGCTTTATGCTACCTAACATGTTATACATGACGTTTGATACAAATTGTTGTGCAACTGCATCAACCTTCACAATATTGATATGTCCATATTTAGTCCTACATAGTTTGGAGATTTGGAGAGGCAATGTCTAAAAAAAGGCCAAGGGTGACTCATCTCCTATAGGTGCGTTTTGCGATCCACCTAAAAGGCCAAAACTGTGCAAGGTCCACACTAAAGTGGACAATTTTCTTATGGCTCAAAGAGATTGCACTAGTGAAGACTATTGTAAATCTTCTCAGATGGTGCTCATTGTGTGGTCCTAAGAGGTCTTAGCTAAACTAGAGGTCTCATTTATTTCCATATTGATTGGAGAGCCAAGTCTTAACAAAGAGCTACAGGGGCCCACCTAGAGCGGACAATTGCTTGCTGCTTAGAGAGCTTACAGCTGAAGTCTAGTGTGGACCGTATTATCAAATAGCGAAAGGGATAGAGTGAGAAATCTCATGTTACTTGCCTTTCCAACTACCATTGTTTAGCTTTGCAAGTTAGATGCGAGCCATGATAAAGATATTTTAGGTACTAAGGGCTTCATTATTTTTCTGACTGGTCTTTAATGAAACTTCTAGTTGTATTTGTTATATCTCTTACTGAAGAACGATGCCATTCTTGTATTTTCTAGAATCAATTCACACAAATCAATATTTATGCAGTGAGTGTGTGTTAGTGATGTTTCTGACCTGATACTAATTGCTGATTCTTAATTTATAGATCCATGAATTGGGAATGAAGATCGTGGTGCTAAAATCTCAAAATGCAGAACTCAGGAACCAATTTGATGGTGAGTATCTGAATCCGCTCCAATTCGTGATGCCTTCTAATTGtgcatattttttaatatatattcttTAAAGATTATCAATACTCAGTTTCCTCTTTTATCTGTCTTTAAgatgcttcttcttttttttttgcttttcattTTTGCATTAGCATGGGGTATGTTTGTTTTGTCATTTTTCATCTCATCAGTCAACTGAGTCTGCTGCTTTTTTCCCCTGTACTGCCCTTGCTATTCTTCTCTAATGTGTTTTCCAGTTGGCGCTGGTGCAAATCACATAATGCAGGTTCTATACCAAATGACGTGCCACTTTAGAGCCAATTGATATCAGTAATGTGCCCTGGAACATGACTAGGCACATTCCAGCAAGTTGCATAACATAACTTTGACTGCCACAAGTATTGATGTGGCACGTTCCAATGATCCCTCTTACTCTCTGTACTATTGTCATAACATTTGCTTTCAGAGGGTATGTTCAATTTTAGAAGGCTCTACAGATCCTGATATATTGGCCAAGTATTATATGTCAGCGATAAACCATTTTCTTGCTGGTGATTCTGTTGTAAGCTGTCTTTATTATCCCATGTTCTCAAAACCATTTAACAAGCATTATGCATCATTCTTCGCCACTAATTTCTGTAGATAATGCCCTTTCACTGTGAGTTTATAATTATCAtgactggattttttttttgcttaagaAATTGTTATTGACTACTGTTCACTCATGACTATCAAAGTTATTTTCTCTGCTCTGTTTCCTTAATTTTGTTCAGGTattcttgatattttatatctTGTCTCATGCAGCATTGTACAAGCACATGGAAGGACTAACAAATGAAATGGAGAGATCAAATGAAATGGTAATGTGTTTTCTAGTATTCTGAAAAATTGCTTTTCAAAATGGTAGTTGAAACATCTGAGAACTGTGACAGATGTGTTCAACTTGTAACACTTTGGTTTTACTTGTATACTATGCATATTCAACCATAAACATGAGATGCTGTGCTTTGTTTCTATAATGTTTTCACTATATGACAAAATCTCTTTCGTTTCTGAGATTTTCAAAAACAAGTTGTGTCAACTTGGGGATCTCTGACAAATATACATGGAATAATTATTTCCAGATAAGCATTTTGCTTTAGAAGATATAAATTTTGTTAGATTGCCTTGTCTCACTACAAGGTTTGCCTGATTGGATGCCATATTGCAAGAAAAACTTGTCTTAAAAGGGTTTCAGATTCTTAATCAATTTCTTCCAATGGTATATTGCTAATTTATTTTCTTGAGGAAGCTCGTTCAGCACCACAAGCTTAACAATATTCTGTTGTAAATGAGATTAGCTGTTTTCTATTGCTAATTTAAGAGTAAAAAAGTTTCGCCCTTACACAAGGGTGAGAAAATATTTACATCTTGAGTTGGCCTTTTGGGCAGTTGCACTTGGTATATCCTTGGTGTTGTTGAACAGAGAAATTACTTATACAAATCAATTAATGTACCATATCATTATATATTTCTGGCTTCAAACATGTTAATGTCTGTTTATCTGGGCCCAAGTTGGATTGATTAACCATCATATAAGAAAGATATTGTGTACTTTTGCTCGTACTACTTTGTGGACCGTTCCACATTTGATCTTCAGTCAAATTGACTAATATCTCTGGTCACTTGATCTTAAGATACTTATTAATCTGCCTACCATGGTTTGCGTGCATTTCAGGTCTATATATTACAAGAGAGGCTAGAAGCAAAGGACTGTGAGCTAAGAAACTTGAAGGAGTTATTAACCCAGAAAGAAGCAGCTGAGGAAAGAGATGACGATGATGGTGACAAGGAAGAAGCCAACGAAGGAAATTCTGCTGATGTTGAGGCATGAGATTTTGGAGGGGAAAATTTTCAAGAATTTCTGCGGATGTTGAtgcttcagattttgaactttttatttTTCCATATGAAAGGTTGGGAGCAGTCAGCTGTAGTTGTAACCATGTTAGACTCCGAAGCTGGTAAACCATGATATTTCTGGCTCTGTTGCTAAAATGATCATCCTGGTTCTGAGTGTATTGTTTATCGATTACGGTCCTTCTAAGGATGCGATGTGGACCCTTTGAAAGGATTTCTTGAAATCCAGGAGTGGTGGCTTCTTCTCTCAAGTTGGATTTCTCTGATATGGTAGTGTTATTATGTGTAGATAGAACCCTGGTGTCTAACGGATTTATGGGAAATCCAACAGCGGTTTGTATTGCTGGTTGGTGTCGTTGTGGAACTCT contains the following coding sequences:
- the LOC135641688 gene encoding FKBP12-interacting protein of 37 kDa-like; its protein translation is MASDLHLDDEDDFGGDVPGSQSSAKRSGGKRTFGDLDEEEDDVFGPKKGKPKVEESGPGMTTGMILSLRESLQNCKDNLATCQEELEAAKSEIQKWHSAFQNGPATPAGTSPEPGLVLTYLQNLKSSEESLKEQLEKAKKKEAAFIVTFAKKEQEIADLKSAVRDLKTQLRPPSMQTRKLLLDPAIHEEFTRLKNLVEEKEKKIKELQDNLAAVNFTASSKLGKMLMAKCRTLQEENEEIGAMASEGKIHELGMKIVVLKSQNAELRNQFDALYKHMEGLTNEMERSNEMVYILQERLEAKDCELRNLKELLTQKEAAEERDDDDGDKEEANEGNSADVEA